The proteins below are encoded in one region of Sedimentibacter sp. zth1:
- a CDS encoding polysaccharide biosynthesis tyrosine autokinase — translation MIATNEEIDLSEILHIIKKNMLIIIIVSLIFGLLGYCASNYAIEPKYESKTTLLINSSKLSQETITQTDVSLSKSLIYTYAEIAKSETIINQTIAKLGIEKKDICELNVIPLRDTQIIQIKVQAKSSILASDIANTIANYFIKEVIRIAKVDSVEIIDEAIPIEESVSPNIKLNTLVSVIMGFIIIILIVFFRSYLDRKIRTESDLEKLTDRPLLGTIIKYNIDQKKGNKIIMQRDTNSPVSESYRSIRSSILFSNIDNNIKKIIITSSNKSEGKSTTICNLAYSLAELGLKVLLIDCDFRRPSIHRKFRISNLSGLTNILLKKDNYKNYTHQIVENLDVLTSGKKPNNPAQIIGSEAMQNFIKEIEDDYDYILLDSAPLIVSDPIVLTRICDGLIYIVQSGAVEKDIVYKNIEKLKTTGINILGCILNNVNIKEQKYGYYYYNSYYSDEGKNKKYKNK, via the coding sequence ATGATTGCAACAAATGAGGAAATAGATTTAAGCGAAATATTACATATAATAAAAAAAAATATGTTAATTATAATTATAGTATCTTTAATATTTGGTTTGTTGGGATATTGTGCATCAAATTATGCAATAGAACCTAAGTATGAATCCAAGACAACACTACTTATCAATAGTAGTAAATTGTCACAAGAAACTATAACTCAAACTGACGTATCATTGAGCAAGAGTTTAATTTATACGTACGCGGAAATTGCAAAATCAGAAACAATAATAAACCAAACTATTGCAAAACTTGGTATAGAAAAAAAGGATATATGCGAGCTAAATGTTATACCTTTGAGAGACACACAAATAATTCAAATAAAAGTTCAGGCGAAATCATCAATTTTAGCCAGTGATATAGCCAATACTATAGCTAATTATTTTATCAAAGAAGTAATTAGAATAGCAAAAGTTGATAGCGTTGAAATAATAGATGAAGCTATACCTATCGAAGAAAGTGTATCTCCAAATATAAAGTTAAACACACTTGTTTCTGTTATAATGGGATTTATAATTATAATATTAATTGTGTTTTTTAGAAGTTATTTAGATAGAAAAATAAGAACAGAATCAGATTTAGAAAAATTAACTGATAGACCGCTTTTAGGAACTATAATAAAATACAATATTGATCAAAAAAAAGGTAATAAAATAATAATGCAAAGAGATACAAATTCTCCTGTATCAGAGTCTTATAGAAGTATAAGAAGTAGTATATTATTTTCAAATATAGACAATAATATAAAAAAGATAATTATAACTAGTTCTAATAAATCCGAAGGGAAGTCAACAACTATATGTAATCTAGCCTATTCATTGGCAGAGTTAGGTTTAAAAGTGTTGCTTATAGATTGTGACTTTAGAAGACCGTCTATTCATAGAAAATTTAGAATATCAAATTTATCTGGATTAACAAATATATTATTAAAAAAAGATAACTATAAAAATTATACACACCAAATTGTTGAAAACTTAGATGTATTAACAAGCGGTAAAAAACCTAATAATCCTGCACAAATAATAGGTTCTGAGGCTATGCAAAATTTTATAAAAGAAATAGAGGATGATTATGACTATATACTTTTAGATAGTGCACCATTAATAGTATCTGATCCAATAGTCTTAACAAGAATATGTGATGGATTAATATATATTGTTCAATCTGGAGCAGTAGAAAAAGATATTGTTTATAAAAATATAGAAAAACTAAAAACAACTGGTATTAATATTCTCGGATGTATATTAAACAATGTGAATATTAAAGAACAAAAA